A region from the Pseudomonas sp. P8_229 genome encodes:
- a CDS encoding site-specific integrase, translated as MSDIDRYLQAATRDNTRRSYRSAIEHFEVKWGGFLPATADSVARYLVEHAGVLSINTLKLRLSALAQWHNSQGFADPTKAPVVRKVFKGIRALHPAQEKQAEPLQLHDLQQVVDWLEQEASSARQQQDRPQLLKAYRDRALILLGFWRGFRSDELCRLQIEHVQAHAGSGITLYLSRSKGDRENLGQTYQAPALLKLCPVQAYIDWITEAALVRGPVFRGIDRWGHLSEEGLHANSVIPLLRQALERAGISAERYTSHSLRRGFATWAHQSGWDLKSLMSYVGWKDMKSAMRYVEASPFHGMARITDKPLTS; from the coding sequence ATGAGCGATATCGATCGCTATCTGCAAGCCGCCACCCGTGACAACACCCGCCGCAGCTATCGCTCGGCGATCGAACACTTTGAAGTGAAGTGGGGTGGCTTCCTGCCGGCAACGGCAGACAGCGTTGCGCGTTACCTGGTCGAGCATGCTGGTGTGCTGTCGATCAATACGTTGAAGCTGCGTTTGTCGGCGCTGGCGCAGTGGCACAACAGTCAGGGATTTGCCGACCCGACCAAGGCACCGGTGGTGCGCAAGGTGTTCAAAGGCATTCGTGCGCTGCACCCGGCGCAGGAGAAACAAGCCGAGCCACTGCAACTGCATGACCTGCAACAAGTGGTCGACTGGCTGGAGCAGGAAGCGAGCAGCGCCCGGCAACAACAGGATCGCCCGCAGTTGCTCAAGGCCTATCGCGATCGAGCGCTGATCCTGCTGGGCTTCTGGCGCGGCTTTCGCAGCGATGAGCTGTGTCGGCTGCAGATCGAGCACGTGCAGGCGCATGCCGGCAGTGGCATCACCTTGTATCTGTCACGCAGCAAGGGCGACCGCGAAAACCTCGGGCAGACCTATCAGGCGCCGGCGCTGCTGAAGCTGTGTCCGGTGCAGGCCTATATCGACTGGATCACCGAAGCGGCGTTGGTGCGCGGCCCGGTGTTTCGCGGCATCGACCGCTGGGGCCACCTGAGCGAGGAGGGCTTGCACGCCAACAGCGTGATTCCCTTGCTGCGTCAGGCGCTGGAGCGCGCCGGGATCTCGGCCGAGCGCTACACCAGCCATTCCTTGCGCCGCGGCTTTGCCACGTGGGCGCATCAAAGCGGCTGGGATTTGAAGTCGTTGATGAGTTACGTCGGCTGGAAGGATATGAAGTCAGCCATGCGCTATGTTGAAGCCAGCCCCTTTCACGGGATGGCTCGGATTA